A single genomic interval of Stieleria maiorica harbors:
- a CDS encoding ROK family protein translates to MNPDENTPFIPPSFVMGIDLGGTSVKLGLLYGDEVVARDQISTAHCEEPSDAFRQAREFAIDALRQNDATFDDLESVGLAMAGVIDEATATLMETANLHSWHGIGFHQELARVFEKPVAVINDANAAALGESSFGQHRTDSLSFLTLGTGIGGGIIVSGRPINGSHGCGGEIGHVTIDHGPDARRCGCGRDGHLEAYAGAAGIVQTAVELLEQSDQPSSLREARRSASRSASRSASRSAAVLTPECISDAAEAGDAIAIETVRRTGVHLGRAIAMLAHIADPSVVLLGGAVNFGGNRSRTGRRFLKTIHDEMARLSLVQTGSTVKIDFASLGNDAGMLGAAQHARQLARQRTLNCIKVRQHEKR, encoded by the coding sequence ATGAATCCAGACGAAAACACTCCCTTCATTCCCCCATCGTTCGTCATGGGGATCGATCTCGGTGGCACCTCCGTCAAGCTGGGGTTGCTGTACGGAGACGAAGTGGTCGCGCGCGACCAGATTTCCACCGCTCATTGCGAAGAACCGTCGGACGCTTTTCGCCAGGCGCGTGAGTTTGCGATCGACGCGTTGCGGCAGAACGATGCGACGTTTGACGATTTGGAGTCGGTCGGGCTGGCCATGGCCGGGGTGATCGACGAAGCGACGGCAACGTTGATGGAAACGGCCAACTTGCATTCTTGGCACGGTATCGGTTTCCATCAGGAATTGGCGCGCGTGTTTGAAAAACCGGTGGCCGTGATCAACGATGCCAACGCCGCGGCACTCGGTGAATCCAGCTTCGGCCAGCACCGGACGGATTCTTTGTCATTTTTGACGCTGGGAACAGGGATCGGCGGTGGCATCATCGTTTCCGGGCGGCCGATCAACGGCAGCCACGGCTGTGGCGGCGAAATCGGACACGTCACCATCGATCATGGTCCCGACGCGCGGCGATGTGGGTGCGGACGCGACGGACACCTGGAAGCCTATGCCGGCGCCGCGGGCATCGTCCAAACCGCAGTCGAGCTGCTCGAACAATCCGACCAACCGTCGTCGCTTCGCGAGGCGCGCCGCAGTGCGAGCCGCAGTGCGAGCCGCAGTGCGAGCCGTAGTGCCGCAGTCCTGACGCCGGAATGCATCTCGGATGCGGCCGAAGCCGGCGACGCGATCGCGATCGAAACCGTTCGCCGGACCGGCGTGCATTTGGGTCGGGCGATCGCCATGCTGGCCCACATCGCCGACCCCTCGGTCGTGTTGCTCGGCGGCGCGGTCAACTTTGGCGGCAACCGATCACGTACCGGTAGGCGATTTCTCAAAACGATCCATGACGAAATGGCACGTTTGTCACTGGTCCAAACCGGATCGACCGTAAAAATCGACTTTGCCTCCCTGGGCAACGACGCCGGGATGCTCGGCGCGGCCCAACATGCAAGACAACTGGCACGGCAACGAACACTGAACTGCATCAAAGTACGACAGCATGAGAAGAGATAG
- a CDS encoding outer membrane protein assembly factor BamB family protein, producing MFCKLSPTLSLVVALALTTPGNLAGADNWAHWRGPTGNGAATSGNPPTHWSDTENVKWKVPIPGRGSGSPVIWDDRVFVVTAVTVGAGTPPAPPAPQNRNQFQRGSAPGIPNLDFQVLCFDRQTGQQLWKQTAVTAIPHQETHATNGFASASPCTDSSHVYAHFGSRGLYCYTMDGELKWKRDDFGKMITRSGFGEGSSPTLHGDMILVPWDHEGDSALYALAKSTGETIWKTERDEPSCWATPLVIDVDGQKQVVMNGQTCARSYDLKSGEELWRCGGQTTRPVASAVAGDGLVFVGSGYQGSFLGAFRPDGRGDIEGTDRVVWTTNRDTPDIASPLLSGGRLYFHKGKSANLTCLDAATGKPYYQAVRLPGISRTYASPMAAGGHVYLTGRSGTTVVIKDDPTLQIVASNSLGETVDATPAPSGDELFIRGENHLFCIAN from the coding sequence ATGTTTTGCAAACTTTCGCCCACCCTCTCACTGGTGGTCGCGTTGGCATTGACCACCCCCGGGAATCTCGCTGGTGCGGACAATTGGGCTCATTGGCGCGGTCCGACAGGCAACGGCGCGGCGACCAGCGGCAATCCGCCGACGCACTGGTCGGACACGGAGAACGTCAAATGGAAGGTGCCGATTCCCGGACGTGGATCCGGATCGCCCGTGATCTGGGACGACCGCGTGTTCGTGGTCACCGCCGTCACGGTTGGTGCGGGGACGCCGCCAGCGCCGCCGGCCCCCCAGAATCGCAATCAGTTTCAACGCGGTTCGGCGCCCGGAATCCCCAACCTGGACTTTCAAGTCCTTTGCTTCGACCGGCAAACCGGCCAGCAACTTTGGAAACAGACGGCCGTCACGGCAATCCCGCACCAAGAAACCCATGCGACCAACGGATTCGCCTCGGCGTCCCCCTGCACCGATAGCAGCCACGTCTACGCACACTTCGGATCCCGGGGCCTGTATTGCTACACGATGGACGGGGAACTGAAATGGAAACGCGACGATTTCGGAAAGATGATCACGCGGAGCGGGTTCGGCGAAGGCAGTTCGCCGACGCTGCACGGGGATATGATCCTGGTGCCGTGGGATCATGAGGGTGATTCGGCGCTCTATGCACTCGCCAAATCGACCGGCGAGACGATTTGGAAGACCGAACGTGACGAACCGTCCTGCTGGGCCACGCCGCTGGTGATCGACGTCGATGGCCAAAAACAAGTCGTCATGAATGGCCAAACCTGCGCGCGTAGTTATGATCTGAAATCAGGTGAAGAGCTTTGGCGTTGCGGCGGCCAGACGACGCGTCCGGTCGCTTCGGCGGTCGCCGGCGATGGGTTGGTGTTCGTCGGCAGCGGCTACCAGGGTTCGTTCCTGGGCGCGTTCCGGCCCGACGGCCGAGGCGACATCGAAGGCACCGATCGCGTCGTGTGGACGACCAACCGCGACACGCCGGATATCGCGTCACCGCTGCTGAGCGGCGGCCGCCTGTATTTTCACAAGGGTAAATCGGCCAACCTGACCTGCCTGGATGCGGCAACGGGAAAACCGTATTACCAAGCGGTCCGGTTGCCTGGAATCAGCCGAACCTATGCGTCACCGATGGCCGCCGGCGGGCACGTTTATTTGACCGGCCGCAGCGGTACCACGGTCGTGATCAAAGACGATCCGACGCTGCAGATCGTGGCGTCCAATTCGCTCGGCGAAACGGTCGATGCGACTCCCGCTCCGTCCGGCGATGAATTGTTCATCCGCGGAGAAAACCACTTGTTTTGCATCGCCAATTGA
- a CDS encoding Crp/Fnr family transcriptional regulator produces MLIDQTELIQKTPVCGGLRRETLRLILGQSEELDVPAGEFFFREGDAGDCLYVIKSGTAVVQRIWQGKPIVLARIGPGDCFGEMSLIDLQRRFAAVKAETDCSVIRVPYTALMKLCQVDMEQYAMVMMNLGREVSRRLRIAGERLFRYQQELGQQAFDEELAFDA; encoded by the coding sequence ATGTTAATCGATCAGACAGAACTCATCCAAAAAACTCCGGTTTGCGGTGGCCTCCGCCGGGAGACGCTGCGATTGATCCTCGGCCAATCGGAAGAGTTGGACGTTCCCGCGGGGGAATTCTTTTTCCGCGAAGGCGACGCCGGGGACTGCCTGTACGTGATCAAATCCGGAACCGCCGTTGTCCAACGAATCTGGCAGGGTAAACCGATCGTGCTGGCGCGGATTGGGCCCGGTGACTGCTTTGGCGAGATGTCGCTGATCGATCTGCAACGCCGCTTCGCCGCCGTCAAAGCGGAAACCGATTGCAGCGTGATCCGCGTTCCCTACACCGCACTGATGAAATTGTGCCAAGTCGACATGGAACAATATGCCATGGTAATGATGAACCTGGGACGTGAGGTCAGCCGCCGGCTGCGGATCGCCGGAGAGAGATTGTTTCGCTATCAACAAGAACTCGGCCAGCAGGCGTTTGATGAGGAATTGGCATTTGATGCCTAG
- a CDS encoding sulfatase family protein — translation MNCRVAFAVFALAALSVYSQPLTADDLPEQPNFIVVFCDNLGYGDIQPFGSTLHRTPHLNRMATQGRKFTHFCVTAGVCTPSRASLITGCYSQRVGMHQNPRDGHVLRPISPYGLSPDEITIAESLKAQGYATAIIGKWHLGDQTEFLPTRQGFDYFFGVPYSDDMTQAVGRRLGDRLDGNDWPPLPLMENEVVVEAPCDRNGLTKRYTEQAMRWIDEHRDEPFFLYFPQAMPGSTRAPFSSDAFRGKSENGPWGDSIEELDWSIGQLMEQLMKLGLASKTLVIWTSDNGAPINRDLNDLSRGSNRPLHGRGYTTSEGAFRVPTLMWQPGHVRAGTVCDELVTTMDLLPTLTKLAGGEVPDDRTIDGHDIAPLIYSRPDATSPYEAFYYYHRDQLQAVRSGPWKLFLPIDTSGGHPHLAKSDPPQTLLFHLYDDVSCQRNVAVRHPDVVQRLMQIADQAREDLGDQGRPGKGQRAIGKIEGQPQPQAMAR, via the coding sequence TTGAACTGCCGCGTTGCTTTTGCCGTCTTCGCCCTTGCGGCCCTGTCGGTTTACTCCCAGCCGTTGACCGCCGACGACCTGCCCGAACAGCCGAACTTCATCGTCGTCTTTTGTGATAATTTGGGCTACGGCGACATCCAGCCCTTCGGGTCCACGCTGCACCGCACGCCGCATCTGAATCGTATGGCAACCCAGGGGCGAAAGTTCACACACTTTTGTGTCACCGCCGGTGTCTGCACGCCGTCGCGCGCCAGCCTGATCACCGGATGCTACTCCCAGCGCGTCGGCATGCATCAAAACCCACGCGACGGGCACGTGCTGCGTCCGATTTCACCTTATGGATTGAGCCCCGATGAAATTACGATCGCCGAATCGCTGAAAGCCCAAGGCTACGCGACGGCGATCATCGGCAAGTGGCACCTGGGCGACCAAACTGAATTCCTGCCGACACGCCAGGGATTCGACTACTTTTTCGGTGTGCCCTACAGCGACGACATGACGCAAGCGGTCGGCAGGCGTCTGGGCGACCGACTGGACGGAAACGACTGGCCGCCGCTGCCGTTGATGGAAAACGAGGTCGTTGTCGAAGCCCCCTGCGATCGAAACGGACTGACCAAACGCTACACCGAGCAGGCGATGCGGTGGATTGACGAACATCGCGATGAACCGTTCTTTCTGTATTTTCCCCAAGCGATGCCCGGCAGCACCCGGGCGCCGTTCTCCAGCGACGCCTTTCGCGGCAAAAGCGAAAATGGGCCTTGGGGCGATTCGATCGAAGAGCTTGACTGGTCGATCGGACAACTGATGGAACAATTGATGAAATTGGGCTTGGCCAGCAAGACGCTCGTGATTTGGACCAGCGACAATGGGGCTCCGATCAATCGCGATTTGAATGACCTGTCGCGTGGTTCGAATCGGCCGCTGCACGGACGCGGCTACACGACCAGCGAAGGGGCGTTTCGAGTTCCTACGCTGATGTGGCAACCGGGGCACGTGCGGGCGGGAACGGTCTGCGATGAACTCGTCACGACGATGGATCTGTTGCCGACGCTGACCAAACTGGCCGGCGGTGAGGTTCCGGACGACCGAACGATCGATGGACATGATATAGCGCCGCTGATCTACAGTCGCCCCGATGCGACGTCACCGTACGAAGCGTTTTACTACTATCATCGGGACCAATTGCAAGCGGTTCGCTCCGGCCCGTGGAAGTTGTTCCTGCCCATCGACACTTCCGGCGGGCATCCGCATCTTGCCAAGTCTGACCCGCCGCAGACGCTGTTGTTTCATCTGTATGATGACGTGTCTTGTCAACGTAACGTTGCCGTCCGGCATCCCGATGTGGTGCAGCGATTGATGCAGATCGCCGATCAGGCTCGCGAAGACCTGGGCGATCAAGGACGCCCCGGCAAGGGGCAACGAGCGATCGGTAAGATTGAGGGCCAGCCCCAGCCACAGGCGATGGCACGTTAG
- a CDS encoding DUF1501 domain-containing protein, which yields MNRTVNRRAMLSGGLGFGSLALGAMLSRDGFAATPGDTVGSTTWSPPNGLPHFAPKAKSVIWLFMRGGVSHMESFDPKPALTKYAGKTINETPFADVQDPEKLKRVRVVVVNDANGQQRNKIYPLQVGYRKHGQSGIEFSDWFPHLGSCADDLAVIRSMWTTDDNHGAQVQFHSGRHMLDPRVPTIGAWVNYGLGTLNENLPQFIGMGPRFFDKRDGHYLGPAYDSVALKVDPENPLDYASPEGDVSGVQQRLGFDLVRRLNHLAAEQYPHDPELEARIKSYELAYRMQTAVPDVIRFDTETAATKKLYGFDQKETRPFGEQLLAARRFAEQGVRFIQIMHGDGAAGAWDQHSKLKANHSKLAMQVDRPVAGLIQDLKQRGMLDETLVVFATEFGRTPGSQNSDGRDHHPFGFSVLMAGGGIKGGIVHGATDEIGFHAVEHPHYVTDVHATLLHQLGLHSHRLNVPGHQRLEQDYGHVIKEILV from the coding sequence ATGAATCGCACCGTCAATCGTCGAGCGATGCTGTCGGGCGGACTGGGCTTTGGCAGTCTGGCACTTGGCGCAATGCTCAGCCGTGACGGCTTCGCCGCCACACCGGGTGACACCGTGGGCAGCACAACCTGGTCGCCGCCGAACGGATTGCCGCACTTCGCCCCCAAAGCCAAAAGCGTGATCTGGTTGTTCATGCGCGGCGGTGTCAGCCACATGGAGAGCTTTGATCCCAAGCCGGCGCTGACGAAGTACGCGGGCAAAACGATCAACGAAACCCCGTTCGCGGATGTCCAAGACCCCGAAAAACTGAAACGCGTTCGGGTCGTCGTCGTCAACGATGCCAACGGACAACAACGCAACAAGATCTATCCCCTGCAAGTCGGCTATCGAAAACATGGCCAAAGCGGGATCGAATTCAGCGACTGGTTTCCACACCTGGGATCCTGTGCCGATGACTTGGCCGTGATCCGATCGATGTGGACGACCGACGACAATCACGGCGCTCAAGTCCAATTTCACTCCGGTCGCCACATGTTGGACCCGCGGGTGCCGACGATCGGTGCCTGGGTCAACTATGGTCTGGGAACGCTGAACGAAAACCTGCCGCAATTCATCGGTATGGGGCCGCGTTTTTTTGACAAACGCGACGGGCACTACTTGGGGCCGGCCTACGATAGCGTCGCGTTGAAGGTCGATCCCGAAAACCCGCTCGATTACGCAAGCCCCGAAGGTGATGTTTCGGGCGTTCAACAACGTCTGGGATTCGATCTGGTCCGTCGCTTGAACCATTTGGCGGCCGAGCAATACCCACATGACCCGGAATTGGAAGCGCGGATCAAGTCCTACGAACTGGCTTATCGCATGCAAACGGCCGTGCCGGACGTGATTCGATTCGATACCGAAACTGCAGCGACCAAAAAACTGTATGGATTTGACCAAAAGGAGACACGCCCATTCGGCGAGCAATTGCTGGCGGCGCGCCGATTTGCCGAGCAGGGCGTGCGTTTCATCCAAATCATGCATGGCGACGGCGCCGCGGGGGCTTGGGATCAACATTCGAAACTAAAGGCGAATCATTCCAAGCTGGCAATGCAGGTCGACCGGCCCGTCGCGGGGTTGATCCAGGATTTGAAACAACGCGGCATGTTGGACGAAACGCTGGTCGTGTTCGCGACCGAATTCGGACGCACGCCGGGGTCACAGAATTCCGACGGACGCGATCATCATCCCTTCGGCTTCAGTGTCTTGATGGCCGGCGGCGGCATCAAGGGCGGCATCGTGCATGGCGCCACCGACGAAATCGGATTCCATGCCGTCGAACATCCGCACTATGTGACCGATGTTCATGCGACTCTGTTGCACCAATTGGGGCTGCATTCGCACCGTTTGAATGTCCCGGGACATCAACGCCTGGAGCAAGATTACGGGCATGTGATCAAGGAAATTTTGGTTTAG
- a CDS encoding sialate O-acetylesterase, whose translation MHRFLLLLAFGLATPITAHAELSVPRFFSDHMVLQRERSAPIWGTATPGADIAVELNGTSASTKADADGKWRVGIETGQANASGATLTIRSGGETISIDDVLIGEVWFASGQSNMAFTMRGAASYDAAVARSDVPAIRMFNAASTTAVDPQDDIAGQWSVCSPETLSSYSAVAFFFARKLHQELGVPVGVIKSAWGGKPVETFTSREALATLPGTQKLVDAAIEADKAYDPAKAKLAYRARLDQWEAAMADWRKKPADERGRAPRKPASPKRPLNTEGKPGVLYNAMIHPFVGYAMRGAIWYQGEANAKPGHVPYDQTLPLMIRDWRQRWNDDFSFYFVQLANFRAPSTQPGTPDPWALLQDRMRLILDTTPKTGMAIINDVGAANDIHPKNKKDPGERLARWALAKDYGRDIVYSGPLYRSSKVEVDAIRVTFDQAGDGLASRDGEPLQRFEIAGKDRQWHWADAKTDGKQSVLVGSTEVPDPVAVRYAWASNPEGANLVNSEGLPASVFRTDTWDDVEANPQVLSRRK comes from the coding sequence ATGCATCGTTTTTTACTGCTTCTCGCGTTCGGCCTGGCCACCCCGATCACCGCCCACGCCGAACTATCGGTCCCCCGTTTCTTCAGTGACCACATGGTGCTGCAACGCGAACGATCGGCGCCGATCTGGGGCACGGCAACGCCCGGCGCCGACATCGCAGTCGAATTGAACGGTACATCGGCGTCGACCAAAGCGGATGCCGATGGGAAATGGCGTGTCGGGATCGAGACGGGACAAGCGAACGCGTCAGGCGCGACACTGACCATCCGCAGCGGTGGTGAAACGATCTCGATCGACGATGTGCTGATTGGTGAAGTCTGGTTTGCGTCGGGACAATCCAACATGGCGTTCACGATGCGCGGTGCGGCCAGCTACGACGCCGCAGTCGCCCGGTCGGACGTGCCCGCGATCCGAATGTTCAATGCCGCGTCGACGACGGCGGTCGATCCCCAAGACGACATCGCCGGACAATGGAGCGTCTGTTCGCCCGAAACACTGTCCAGTTACTCCGCCGTCGCGTTCTTTTTTGCTCGAAAGCTGCATCAGGAACTCGGCGTACCGGTCGGCGTGATCAAGTCGGCTTGGGGCGGAAAACCCGTCGAAACCTTCACCAGCCGCGAAGCACTCGCCACATTACCGGGAACCCAAAAGCTGGTCGATGCCGCGATCGAAGCGGACAAGGCGTATGATCCCGCAAAAGCCAAGCTGGCATATCGGGCACGGCTGGACCAGTGGGAAGCCGCGATGGCCGATTGGCGAAAGAAGCCGGCAGACGAACGTGGCCGTGCGCCGCGAAAACCCGCCTCGCCCAAACGCCCCTTGAACACCGAAGGCAAACCCGGCGTGCTGTACAACGCCATGATTCACCCCTTCGTCGGTTATGCGATGCGCGGGGCGATTTGGTACCAGGGCGAAGCGAACGCGAAACCGGGACACGTTCCGTACGACCAGACGCTGCCGTTGATGATTCGCGATTGGCGTCAACGTTGGAACGACGATTTTTCATTCTACTTCGTCCAACTGGCAAACTTTCGCGCCCCGTCGACGCAACCCGGAACCCCGGATCCCTGGGCTTTGCTTCAAGATCGAATGCGATTGATCCTGGACACCACGCCAAAAACCGGAATGGCGATCATCAATGACGTCGGCGCCGCCAATGACATCCACCCCAAAAACAAGAAGGATCCCGGCGAGCGTTTGGCCCGCTGGGCACTGGCCAAGGATTACGGACGCGACATCGTCTATTCGGGACCGCTGTATCGCAGCAGCAAGGTCGAAGTCGACGCGATCCGCGTGACCTTTGATCAGGCCGGTGATGGGCTGGCGTCACGCGACGGCGAACCGCTGCAACGATTCGAGATCGCAGGAAAGGACCGGCAATGGCACTGGGCCGACGCCAAGACCGATGGCAAACAGAGCGTCCTGGTCGGCAGCACTGAAGTGCCCGATCCGGTCGCGGTGCGTTACGCCTGGGCGTCCAATCCCGAGGGCGCCAATCTGGTCAACAGCGAAGGATTGCCCGCGTCGGTGTTTCGTACTGACACCTGGGATGATGTCGAGGCGAATCCGCAAGTCCTTTCGAGGAGGAAGTGA
- a CDS encoding PSD1 and planctomycete cytochrome C domain-containing protein: protein MRVPVRPNPHPPFVSRLSITLAFVTALTLPSAGANDDVDYLTQIKPLLAEKCYSCHGVLKQEADLRLETRTLMIQGDVIIPGDPDASELLTRITADAGERMPPAEDGAPLQPDQIELLRRWIRQGAEAPDETPPPAPTQHWAFQPITMPLLPVVPGQPDHPVDAFLAAKRIDGNVHPVGPAERSIIIRRLYLDLIGLPPTADQLRDDRPWEQIVDDLLARSEHGERWARHWMDVWRYSDWYGLGQQLRYSQKHLWRWRDWIIRSLNDDKGYDRMILEMLAGDELAPSDPDAIAGTGYLARNYYLFNRTTWLDSTIEHTGKAFLGLTLNCAKCHDHKYDPISQLDYYRFRAIFEPHQVRLDPIPGVTDFEQDGLPRVFDDSVDRPTFVHLRGDPSNPDKDNPVSPGVPEILAEFADPVRPVPLPPSAFAPGTRSYVQQQAIRNAESAVAKAEQELAAAKTRLAESPSSEPTAPSADAASFELTETFDAPSDKRWQLTGDGWQYRDGALHQTRSTREPQMARLTETLPRDFQVDCFYTTTGGSTYKSVTFRFDQSEDAAYANYVYTSAHAPGPKVQVAFTREGNNTYPAQGRKAMPINVSQRYHLRFAVRDTLVNVWLDDQFVVAYRLPDRREGFFSLSGFDATVAFDEISIKSLPPEVELADAGAPSAPAVDPQRAVIVAETRLASATAALQSVKATIAADNARYVRSGSTAEIRELAGAAARKQLLAKIADAQYRAVADAADEKKLKAANDQKSAAEKRLSELEKASPDEPPSYASLRGSKKALETPEHKGPDYPAVYPSTSTGRRLTLAKWVASDQNPLTARVAVNQVWMRHFGTPLVESVFDFGLRAEKPLHADLLDFLATEFIQSGWSFKHLHRIIVTSDAYQLSSSTAKAEEQTRTSDPTNRYYWRANSKRMESQLVRDSLLSLGGKLDPKMAGPSVDPGPGATRRSVYLKHSRDQQDKFLSMFDDADILQCYRRNESIVPQQALALSNSKLAIEMAFEIASQITTGLEDDSPTNFINELFFRLLCREPTEAERAECHAFWDAMANLPEFQTQDAAARATAIRARLTQAIVNHNDFVTIR, encoded by the coding sequence ATGCGTGTCCCCGTGCGCCCCAATCCCCACCCTCCTTTCGTTTCGCGGCTGTCGATCACACTGGCATTTGTCACGGCGTTGACTTTGCCCTCGGCAGGTGCCAATGACGACGTCGACTATCTGACGCAGATCAAACCGCTGTTGGCAGAAAAGTGTTACTCCTGTCACGGCGTGCTGAAACAAGAAGCCGACCTGCGGCTGGAAACACGCACGCTGATGATTCAGGGCGATGTCATCATTCCCGGTGATCCGGACGCCAGCGAGTTGTTGACTCGAATCACCGCGGATGCGGGCGAACGGATGCCGCCGGCCGAAGACGGCGCCCCACTGCAACCGGACCAGATCGAATTGCTGCGACGTTGGATCCGTCAAGGAGCCGAGGCGCCCGACGAAACGCCGCCACCGGCACCGACCCAGCACTGGGCGTTCCAGCCGATCACCATGCCGCTGCTGCCTGTGGTGCCCGGCCAACCGGATCATCCCGTCGACGCGTTCTTGGCGGCCAAACGCATTGATGGCAACGTTCACCCCGTCGGCCCGGCCGAGCGATCGATCATCATTCGACGTCTGTACCTGGATTTGATCGGATTGCCGCCGACGGCAGACCAGTTGCGTGACGACCGTCCCTGGGAACAAATCGTCGACGACCTCTTGGCCCGCTCCGAACATGGCGAACGTTGGGCACGGCACTGGATGGACGTTTGGCGTTACAGCGATTGGTACGGATTAGGACAACAACTTCGCTACAGCCAAAAACATCTCTGGCGCTGGCGCGATTGGATCATCCGGTCGCTGAACGACGACAAGGGCTACGACCGGATGATCTTGGAGATGTTGGCCGGTGATGAATTGGCTCCCTCCGATCCCGATGCGATCGCCGGAACGGGGTATCTGGCACGAAACTACTACCTGTTCAATCGAACGACCTGGTTGGACAGCACGATCGAACACACCGGCAAAGCGTTTCTGGGGCTGACGCTCAATTGCGCCAAGTGCCACGACCACAAGTACGACCCGATCTCGCAGCTGGATTACTACCGTTTTCGAGCGATCTTTGAACCACATCAGGTTCGATTGGATCCGATCCCCGGCGTGACGGATTTCGAACAAGACGGGCTGCCACGAGTGTTTGACGATTCGGTGGACCGACCGACGTTCGTGCACCTGCGAGGCGACCCGTCAAACCCCGACAAAGACAATCCGGTCAGCCCCGGCGTGCCCGAGATCCTGGCCGAGTTTGCAGACCCGGTCCGGCCGGTGCCGTTGCCGCCGTCCGCATTCGCCCCCGGCACGCGTTCTTACGTGCAGCAGCAAGCGATTCGCAATGCCGAATCAGCCGTCGCGAAAGCCGAACAGGAATTGGCCGCGGCAAAAACGCGCCTGGCCGAATCGCCGTCGAGCGAACCGACGGCCCCTTCCGCCGACGCAGCTTCGTTTGAGCTGACCGAGACCTTCGACGCCCCTTCGGACAAGCGTTGGCAATTGACCGGCGACGGCTGGCAGTACCGCGACGGCGCGCTGCATCAAACGCGTTCCACCCGCGAGCCACAGATGGCGCGTTTGACCGAAACGTTGCCACGCGATTTTCAAGTCGACTGTTTCTACACCACGACGGGCGGATCGACGTACAAATCGGTGACATTCCGATTCGACCAATCCGAAGATGCGGCGTACGCCAATTACGTCTACACCAGTGCCCATGCTCCCGGGCCCAAGGTCCAGGTTGCTTTCACACGCGAAGGCAACAACACGTACCCTGCCCAAGGCCGAAAGGCGATGCCGATCAATGTCTCACAGCGGTACCACCTGCGGTTCGCAGTCCGTGACACATTGGTCAACGTGTGGTTGGACGACCAGTTTGTGGTCGCCTACCGGCTTCCCGATCGGCGCGAGGGCTTCTTCAGCTTGAGCGGATTCGATGCGACGGTCGCCTTTGACGAGATCTCGATCAAGTCATTGCCGCCGGAGGTCGAACTGGCCGACGCAGGCGCCCCGTCCGCGCCCGCGGTCGATCCGCAACGCGCGGTGATCGTCGCCGAAACCAGATTGGCCTCGGCAACCGCCGCGCTGCAATCGGTCAAGGCAACCATCGCAGCCGACAACGCCCGATACGTCCGCTCCGGATCGACTGCGGAAATTCGCGAACTGGCCGGCGCCGCGGCGAGAAAACAGCTGCTGGCGAAAATCGCCGATGCTCAATACCGAGCGGTCGCCGACGCCGCTGATGAAAAGAAGTTGAAAGCGGCAAACGATCAAAAGTCCGCCGCCGAGAAACGCCTTTCAGAACTGGAGAAAGCGTCGCCGGATGAGCCGCCCAGCTATGCATCACTGCGCGGATCGAAAAAGGCACTCGAAACACCCGAACACAAGGGGCCCGATTACCCGGCGGTGTACCCGTCGACCAGTACCGGGCGACGGCTCACGCTGGCGAAATGGGTTGCGTCCGATCAGAATCCGTTGACGGCCCGCGTCGCCGTCAACCAGGTTTGGATGCGGCACTTCGGTACCCCGCTGGTCGAGTCGGTGTTTGATTTCGGGTTGCGTGCCGAGAAACCGCTGCACGCGGACTTGCTGGATTTTCTGGCCACCGAGTTCATCCAGTCCGGCTGGAGTTTCAAGCACCTGCACCGCATCATCGTGACCTCCGATGCGTACCAGTTGTCGTCCTCGACAGCCAAGGCCGAGGAACAAACGCGAACCAGCGACCCGACGAACCGATACTACTGGCGTGCCAATTCGAAGCGAATGGAATCACAACTCGTCCGCGACAGCCTGCTCTCGCTGGGTGGAAAGCTGGACCCGAAAATGGCTGGCCCCTCGGTCGATCCGGGCCCGGGCGCGACGCGCCGCAGTGTCTATTTAAAACACTCTCGCGACCAGCAAGACAAGTTCCTGTCGATGTTCGACGATGCGGACATCTTGCAGTGTTACCGGCGCAACGAAAGCATCGTTCCCCAACAGGCGCTCGCGCTTTCCAACAGCAAGCTGGCGATCGAGATGGCGTTTGAGATCGCATCACAAATCACGACCGGACTTGAAGACGATTCGCCGACGAACTTCATCAACGAACTGTTCTTTCGCCTGCTCTGTCGTGAACCGACCGAAGCCGAGCGGGCCGAATGCCACGCTTTTTGGGATGCCATGGCGAACCTCCCCGAGTTCCAAACACAGGACGCCGCAGCGCGGGCAACCGCCATCCGCGCGCGTCTGACCCAGGCCATTGTCAACCACAATGACTTCGTCACCATCCGATAA